The Oscillatoria acuminata PCC 6304 genomic interval TACCAATGCCGGTTGAGGGCCGATAATCAGTTCTACTTCAGGAATCACTTCGATAATCACCTGGGAATTTTCTCCGATCGCCCCTAATATTTTCTGTTTCCAGGCTTTAATCTGGGCTTCATGGTCACTGAGTAATTGCCGGACGAGAGCGGCAAAGGCTTGAATCACCGCAGCATAGGGAATATTGAGCTTAAATTGGTCAAATTTGCCGCTAATAAAATAGCCGCGATGTTTCACCAAAGGTTTCTGAGTTTCCTGCACTAAAGCGGATTTACCGACCCCAGAATACCCGGAAATCAGAATCAGTTCAGTCGCCCCCCCACAGACTCGCTCAAAAGCCGATAAAACTTGCGCCCTCTCCCAATCCCTTCCATAGAGTTTTTGAGGAATTTCTAATTTACCGGAAAAGTCTTTTTCTCCCAACTTGAACTCATCAATTTTCCCCTGTTCTTGCCATTGTTTTAGGCAATATTCCAAATCAAATTTTAACCCCAACCCACTTTGATAACGGGTTTCTGCGGTTTTTGTTAATAATTTCATCACCAGGTTAGAAACTGCGATGGGAATCTCCGGAACCCGTTCATTGGGGGGAACGGGCATCCGGGCAATATGACAGTGAACGAGTTCGATCGCCTCCTCGGTTTGATAAGGCAATTCCCCCGTGAGCATTTCATAAAAAGTTACTCCTAACGAGTAAAAATCCGTGCGATAGTCGATCGCCCGATTCATCCGCCCGGTTTGTTCTGGGGACATATAGGCGAGGGTTCCTTCCAGACTATTGGGATGCACCGCAGCAGCCGTTTCTCTCGACAACTGGGAGGCGATCGCAAAATCAATTAACTGCACCTTTAAACTTTGAGGATGAATAATAATATTACTGGGTTTAATATCTTTATGAATAATGTGACGTTGATGAATTTCTCCTAAAGTTTGGGCCAATTGAATCCCTAAGTTTAAAAACATTTCCAGGTTTAATCGCTGTTGGTTTAAAAATGTTTTTAGAGAAATTCCCCCGGTATCGGGCAGCACCAAAACCGGCAGGTTACTGCTGATTTCCAGCCTTAATGGCTCAATGATTCCCCCTAACTTTAAATGTTTGGTCATCTCATATTCGTGATGGAGTTGAGCGATATCCGTTGGACTGGGATACTCCGTCCCCAAGGCTTTTAAAATCACCGGCAACCCATCCGCCTCTCGAATACCTCGATATACCACCCGCTTACTATTGCGGTAAATTTCTTCACCTATTTGATAGCCACTTAGTTCAATCATGCTTTTCTCCCCTTTTACTCCTGTTAAAAAATGTTAATTTGTATAGGTTGATACAGACAAATTAATTTCTCAAGTTTAACCGATGTGTTACTTGGATGAAGTTTATTTAATTTACGCTCAAAAATGAATTAAGTTCCCAATTTGAAAATAAATTAAGACAAAGGTTGTCCCAATTTGTGGAATGATAGCACCCGGTCAGATATTTCTATAAGTTTAACATCTCGGAGAAACCGGCTTGAAGCGGTGCCCGATGAAACAAGCGGCCCCTGTGTTACGGGATATCCTCAATCAGGGGTTGCTACTGAAAGCCTCAGAGAACTAAAACCGTGCAATATGGGCAACATAAGGCTTATAGGGGAACTCCATAAAATAAAATCTCCAAAAAACCCGCACCCTCAAGGGTCTGGCTCCACAGACGAAGCCCGCCTGCGCGGGCTAATACAGTCAATTTAGGGGATTGCAAAATATAAATCATCCAACCGTTCAACTGAAAAGAAGATCAATGTAGGGGCTACTTGATCCCTCAGCAACCAGTCAGGTGTTAGCAACCCTGGTACATTGGGTTGTAATTGTTCTGGAGCAAACGGGTATAGGGAAGTGGGATAAACAATATGATAAAATCATTACCCTGTTTCCCTCCGCCACTCCACCGACCCAATACGATAATAAAACCCCCTAATCAAACCACCCATTTTTACAGATTATGGAAGATTCTAAACTTTTGGAAATTTTGCAGGAATTGGTCCAAATTACCAGCGGTCATACTCCATCTGAAGAGACTTTGGAAGAGTTGCAGGATGTGATTGAAAATAGCGATTTGGACCATCCTGAAAAGGTTCCGGATTGGTTGCTGGATCTCTTGAGCGGGTTAGTGGAAAAACGGATTATCTCCTCTTCTAAACAAACGGTTGCCGCCAAAACGGGTGGGTCTTCTTATAATTTTCTAGTGGAACTGGCTGATGTAATTGATGTGAACTGGCTAGAGTTTGGGGAATATTTTTTGATGCAGTTTCCTGCCATTGGGTTGGAGGGCAAAGTTTCGATTGAAGAAGGCACTTACGCCGTTCGTCCGATCGCAGAAACCTAAAAGGCGATCGCACTCTATCCGCGTTCCTCACCCGGTGTCATTCGAGTTCAAATTCCGCCCCAATTCACCCCGTTAAATTGGAACCTCTTGCTGTAGGCACATTCGCTGTAACAGTTGGGTGGCATCTTCCGAGGATAAGGGACGACTGAAGAAATAGCCTTGAATTTCTTCACAGTCTAGCATTCGTAAGCAATCAAATTGTTCCTGAGTTTCCACTCCTTCGGCCACCACGTTCAAATCTAACCCATGTCCCAAGGCAATCACCGCACGGGCGATCGCAATATCTGCCGGTTCTACAGTCAAATCCTTCACAAACGAGCGGTCTATTTTTAATGTATGGAGAGGAAACTGTTTCAGATAACTCAAAGAAGAATATCCCGTCCCAAAATCATCCAGGGCAATATTCACCCCCATTTGTTCTAACTCCCGTAACAACTGGCGGGTAAAGTCCACATCCAGCATAGCGGCAGTTTCCGTAATTTCTAGAGTTAAATACCGGGCCTCTAACCCAGTTTCCTCTAAGATTTGAGCAACTTTTTGGACTAAATCCGGTTGTTGGAACTGTCGGACGGAGAGATTCACCGCTATAGGTATCGCCGATAAACCCGCCTCAATCCAGATTTTATTTTGACGACAAGCGGTGTTTAAAACCCATTCTCCAATGGGCTTAATCAACCCCGTTTCTTCCGCAAGAGGAATAAATTTTACCGGGGGAACTAAGCCTAATTCAGGATGGTTCCAGCGGACTAATGCCTCCATCCCCTTAATTTCTCCAGTTTTAATATTCACCTTGGGCTGATAGTTGAGCATGAATTCGCCCCGTTCTAATGCCCGGTGGAGTCGGTTTTCCAATTCTAATAACTCACTAGCAAGGACATCGAAAGAGGGGGTATAAACTTCATAAGTATTTCGACCTTTTTCCTTAGCTCGATAGAGGGCAGAATCAGCGTGTTTGATGAGAGTTTCCCCATCCTCTCCATGTTGGGGATAGAGGGCAATCCCAATACTGGTACTGATATGAAGGTGGTGATTTTCGATGAAAAAAGCCGGTTTTAAGGTGTGGATAATCTCTTCGGCAATTTTTGTTGCGGCAATCCGGGAAGACACTTGGGGAAGGATGATGGTAAATTCATCTCCCCCCCATCGGGCGATGATATTCGGGTCTCCCAAGGTGGCTTTGAGTCGGGCGGCTACTCCTTGTAATAATTTATCCCCGATCGCATGACCAAGGGTATCGTTAATTGTCTTAAACCGATCCAAATCCAGGAACATCACCGCCACCGGACTGGCCTGATTTTTGGCCTGTTCCAAGACCTCCCCTAAGCACTCATTTAATAAATTTCGGTTGGGTAAATCCGTGAGGGAATCGTGAAAGGCTTGATAGCGAATGTGCTGTTCAGCGCGAGTTGCCTCGGTGATATCCCGAAAGCTAAAAACTCGTCCCACGGTACAATTCCCAACCATCTGCGGGCGAGAATAACACTCTAAAATTCTCCCTTCTTTAAATTCCAGGGTATCCCAAAATTCCAGATTGGGGGAGACTCGCCATTTCCTAATTTGACTGAAGCAGTTTTGAGGCTGTTTTAACTGAGGCCATAAAATTTTTAACCCTTGCTTAAAGCTCCCCTCTGTTAGCCATGCCGGAGAAATATTCAATAGTTCAACAAATTTCTGGTTATAGCTGGTGATCTGCCCATCCTGGTCGATCGCCAAAATTGCATCCGCTGTAGATTCGAGGGTAGCCTGTAATAAAGACAGAGATTTTTCCAAACGTTCTTCAGCTTGTTTGCGTTGAGTGATATCTTCCACCGTGCCTTCATACCCAATAATTTTGCCCTCCGGGTTGCGAATAACTCGGGCATTTTCCGAAATCCAAATGATGCTCCCATCTTTGCGATATACCTGGGATTCAAAGTTCCAAAAGGCATCACTTTGTTGGAGGAGATAGACAAATTGGCTGCGGCGATTTTTGTCTACATAGACCTGAGATTCAATATTATTAACGGTGGTTATTAGTTCTTCTGGTCCATCATAGCCGTAGATTTGGGCTAACATGGGATTAACGGTGATGTAACGTCCCTTGAGGGTACTTTGAAAAATTCCTTCTACGGCATTTTCAAAGATGCTGCGATATTTTTGTTCCGCTTGCTTTTGTTCAGCTTGAGCCTGTTGGAGTTCAATTAGAGTTTTCTGAAGTTCTTCACTGCGTGCTGCAGCGATCGCCATCAGGTATCGTTCTCGTTCGGCTTGTTCTCGTCGGGCATCCATGATGCTCAGGGTATGGGCATTCCACCCGATCGCCGTCGCTAACAGGAGGGTATTTAATACGCTTAATAAGGCAATTCCCACCCCGCGATCGTAGAGGTTCAATTGAGTCCCTTGGAGAATTAATCCCCCCAACAGAGGGGGCAGAACTAAGGCAGAGATCGCCTGGGGTTGCATGAGCAAGCGAAAGGCGCGATCGCTGGTCAATAAGGCGACGGGTCCCTGGTCCGGGTTCGCTAACAACACCCCCACAGAAAGTAATATAAAGCCTATACTTGTATGCAATGCCATTTCGGTACTGCGTCCGAGACCATAAAATGCAGAAATACCATATAGATAACCCAGTAATCCTAAAAAGGCGACTGCCCAAGCGATTACACTCAAATACTGGGCAATTCGATAGCGTTTTTGTTGGGAAAAAACCAGAGCAAAACCCAACAAGACAAAATTAAAGGCCGTATTAGGAGCCATCCGCCCCGGTACCGAAGTCCCCACCGCATTGGCTCCTTCTTGAAAGAGCCATTGATCAATGCCAAAATTGACATTCACAATATACTGAATAAGGGTAAGTACCCCAATCAGAATAGTTAAGTAAGATAAGGTAGGCAGGATTGAAGTCACCAGATCAGCCACTGGTTTGAGAATGCCTCTCCCCCTCTTATTCCAGGTTTCTAGCCCCTTGCTCTGCGGTGATTTGTCCCCGGATTGGGAATTTTTTTTACGTCCCAATTGCCACAGAGAAAGACCGCACAGAATAAAACTAATGGCGGTATTTGCTTTCATCGTCACGAGCCCAGGCAAAACACTTTTGAGGAGGGGAATATTGAAAATCCAGCCCAGTAGAACAATCAAGCCAATCAGGGTCACGGCAATACTCATCCGCTGAGAAACGGATAGCAGGGATGAGATCGCACGGGGGGTTGTAGGTGGCTTGGAATATCGAAGTACCATTTCTAGTTGCCCGCCTCTATATTGAGTCAGCATTTTCTAATTATCCTTATTTTTCAGACTAAATTTACTCCAACTTCAAAAAGCGGCGGTCACCCGTCTCCTGTTTTAGACTGTACCGGATCCAGGCACCAGCAGTTCTGTAGTCTATTTAGCAGTTTTTATGTTTTTTTTATGTTTTTATAAACACAAAAGGGGAAGGTCACCCCTTTTGTCAAGTAATCCAGGAGCAACCGCATAAATTTATGTCAATAATCCTGGGCGCAATCCCCTCCAGATAAAGGGTCAAAATATCAAACCACTGAGCTAGGACAATCGCCACTACAAATCTCCCCTTTCTGAATTGCCCAGTTAAATCCCCGTGAGTTGAATCCCAACTCTGTTTAAGAGCAATTTTTGGAATTACGCTTGAAGGAGCTTTTCACTTCGGCAAGCTGGTTTAGCGGGCAGTTCAATCCAAAACTCTGTCCCCTGACCGGGGGTGGACCTACAATGAATCTGACCCCCATGCTTTTCCACAACAATTTGATGACTAATGGACAACCCTAACCCCGTTCCTTTTCCTACGGGTTTAGTTGTAAAAAAGGGGTGAAATAGGGAAGAGAGGACCTCGGAACTCATGCCCGCGCCATTATCAGAAATTTGAATCACCACCTGTTCACTCTCGCTCAAGTGAGTGCGAATGTGAATTGTGGGAAGGAACTCATCCGGACTGGAAAGGGGCGAGGATAGCATCTGTTCTTCCCCTAATCTCGACTCTTCGTTCCCCTCCCCCCAATCTCCCCGTTTCATTTCCAACGCATCAATGGCATTTCCAATTAAATTCATAAAGACTTGATTAAGCTGACAGGGAAATCCTTCAATCGGGGTAATTTTCCCATAGTCTTTGACGATATTGATGGACTGTCTTTTCCCATTTGCTTTGAGGCGATTTTGTAAAATTAACAGGGTGTTTTCAATGCCTTCATGAATATTCACTTGTTTCATGACTGCTTCATCTTTTCGAGAAAAATTTCGCAAAGATAGCACTAATTGATGCATTGAATCCGACCCTATTTTAATCGAAGACAAGGTTTTAGGTAAATCATTTCTAATAAAATTAAAATCAATTTCTTCCAGATATTCCGCTAGATCGGGGCTAGGATTCGGATAGTCTTGTTGGTACCGTTCGATGAGTTCCAGCAATTCTTGAACATAAGCGATCGCATGATTGACATTCCCATAAATAAAGCTCACGGGATTGTTCAGTTCATGGGCGACACTGGCTAGGAGTTGGCCTAAGCTGGACATTTTTTCGCTCTGAATCAGGCGATCTTGGGCATTTTTCAACTCCCCAAGAGCTTGTTCTAATTCGGCGGCTTGAGACCGAGCTAGGGTGGCTGCAATCTGGCTTTGACGATAGAGTTCCGCTTGCTGACGGGCGATCGCCTCTTGTTGGCGGTTACTTTCAAGTTGATATTGACTGACGATCGCATCTAAGTCATCGAGCAAGGGTCCACTCGCTTCATCCAGAATGTAACGCAGATGGGGATTTTCCGGGGTCAATTCCCCATCTGCTGCGGCGATCGCCTGGTGGACTGCGGCAATATAGGCTTTAATTTTCCGATCTAAATCAATTGGGGGCTCAAAGTACATAGATTTGACCGTTGCCGAGGGATGTCCCGGTAATTGCAAAGCTGCATCCCCATAAATCAGCCCATTATGGGATTTTTCCATCAAGGTGATGGTTTTTCGCAAAGCCGAACGCCATTTTGTTTTATCTTCCGGTGTCTGAGACCGCTCTAGTTGCAAGGCAAAGAGTGCGGTGCGTTGAGACAACATTCGCTGGCGACCACTGATATTGACTACTGCCGCATTAATTTCTCGCATAGTTTCTATCTCAGTCATCTCAAAACAGTTGGTCAAACCGAACACGGCTTTTGACTCCACATCTAGTAAATAGAGCTTTTTTAACCCTACTGGACTGACGCATTACCTTTATATTTGTAGCGGTGATTCGTGAACCCCCCCTACCTTGAGGGTAGGCGCACAGAATATGCGTAAAGTCCTCCCCTAAATCTTTTTTATGCCGATTCAGGGAATGAGTTTGTAGTTGAAGCTACAGACTTTTCACCTTATACTATTTTTTTTGTTAATTTATGTTATGTTTACATAACGTTTTTTAAAGTTCCCCCCCCCCTAAAAAATACTCCAACATCCCCCAGACGACCGCACTTAAGTCGGGAAGATGGGCGAGATGACTTCGGTTTCTGGCGCTCCAGCAATCCCAAGGCGAATTAACTGCCACCTCCCATCAAAGACGGAATCGCATCGCTCGCCGGGTCCGAGGCTCGCACTTTACCCCCTTGGCGGATGGGAATGACAATCCGGAACTCAGTCCCGCGACCGGGCTCAGATATACAAGAAATAGACCCACCATGCCGTTCCACCACGATCTGATAGCTAATCGAGAGTCCCAAACCCGTTCCTTTGCCTTCGGGTTTGGTGGTAAAAAAGGCTTCAAAGAGCTGCTCTCTCACTTCCGATGTCATCCCGGGTCCATTATCAGCCACTCGAATAGCGACCGCCTCATCCCGCACAACTTCCGTGCGAATCCAAATCGTCGGCAGGGGTAATTGATACACTGGGAGGGGAGATTGAGACAAATCCTGGTCCGATAAGGACATTTCGCCGGGTTCACTTGCGCTGGGTTTCCCCAGGCGATCGCCGTTCATTAAGTGATTTCCATTTCCCTCGTCCGCATTGCTGGTGTTCCATTTGCCCGTCATCTCTTCTAAGGCATCGATCGCATTTCCGATCGCATTCATAAAGACTTGATTGAGTTGACTCGGATAACATTCGACCAGGGGAAGCTCTCCAAACTGTTCAATCGTGGCGATCGCCCCGCAATAGGGATTCGCTTTCAGGCGGTGATGCAGAATCAACAGGGTACTTTTGAGTCCTTCGTGAATGTCGGTAACTTTTAACTCTCCCGTATCGGCGCGGGAGAAGTTTCGCAGCGATCGGGCTAATTCCCCAATTCGTTCCGCACCCACTCGCATGGAGGAAATCATTTGAGGCAAGTCTTCGAGGAGGTAGTCCAGTTCGATTTCCTCTCGGTAGGCGAGAATCTCCGCCGGCGGTTCCCCATAATATTTTTCGTAGAGTCCCAACAGTTGCATCAACTCTTGCAGATACTTAGTGGCATAAGAGAGATTCCCATAGATAAAATTCACCGGGTTATTGATTTCGTGCGCGACCCCCGCAACTAAAGACCCCAAACTGGATATTTTTTCGGTTTGGATCAGTTTAGCCTGGGTCTGTTTGAGTTCATGCAGGGCAGTTTTCAGCTTGGCTGCTTGGGCGTTAGCGGCAGTAGCGGTAATACAGCTTTGGTCATAGAGTTTGGCCTGATCAATGGCGATCGCAATCTGTATGGACACATCTTGGATTAACTCTACCTCACTTTCGGTCCAAGGGTGAGAGGAACTGCCATGCAGACAAACGAGTGCACCTTTTTGTCCGGAATGGGTTTGTACGGCCACTGCCAGTAACGAGCGGATGGAGCCGACTTGTAACAAATCGCGACTTTGGGGGTCAAGTTGGCGATCGGTGATCACGTCATCGAGTTGCAGGAGTTGAAGCTGTTGCAGAGCCTTCCCCAGAGCGGGAATTTCTGCTAGGGGATTGTTGATACCATCTGGGGACTGGAGGGGGTCACGCGCTTCCTGACTCGGTTCGTAATTGGGGGGATTACATTCGGTGTTATACCATAAAAACTGACAACGGTCAATAGAGAGGAGATTGCGAATTTCGCTGACTGCGGTTTTTAAAATGGTGTCAATATTCAGCGAGGTTTGAATTTGACTAGAGAGGCGACGCTTGAGCAGTTCCACCCGCGATCGCAGTTCTCGAAACCGGGTTTCCGAGGCCACCAATTCCGCTTGAGTGCTTTCTAGACGTTCATTCGTAGCTTTAACTTCCGCCATTGCCATCTCAAGCTGACGGGATTTTTCTTCCATTTGACAACTATATTGGATCGCTTGGGACACCTCCCCCAGCATCTCGATCGCCACGGCAGAGACATTCTCACGCAGGGTTTCTATGCCCAACCAAGGCAGAGGGGCGATCGCCTCAGGCGTTTCCCAGACAATTTTAAACTGTCCATTGGGTAAAATTTCTCCGATTCGACAGGTTTTGCAGATATGATTATTCGCCTCAATCCGCACCAATCCCCCCGGTGCTTCAAAGGTTTGATTGTAGGCTGCTTTTCTCACCTGGTCCACATCAAAAGTTCCGGCTTTTTCTACGGATTGTTTCCATAAATAAACTTGTGTATAAGCCGCTTCTATCGGATCACTGGTAACCCGGTTTTTGCCATAACGCGCCTGAAAATTTTTGACAAATTCTTGATTTTGGGGCCTATTAACACTTTGGAAATAACTCCAAGTTGCATAATGTCCCGTTGCCGCTTCCCCAATCCGGCGCA includes:
- a CDS encoding EAL domain-containing protein; protein product: MLTQYRGGQLEMVLRYSKPPTTPRAISSLLSVSQRMSIAVTLIGLIVLLGWIFNIPLLKSVLPGLVTMKANTAISFILCGLSLWQLGRKKNSQSGDKSPQSKGLETWNKRGRGILKPVADLVTSILPTLSYLTILIGVLTLIQYIVNVNFGIDQWLFQEGANAVGTSVPGRMAPNTAFNFVLLGFALVFSQQKRYRIAQYLSVIAWAVAFLGLLGYLYGISAFYGLGRSTEMALHTSIGFILLSVGVLLANPDQGPVALLTSDRAFRLLMQPQAISALVLPPLLGGLILQGTQLNLYDRGVGIALLSVLNTLLLATAIGWNAHTLSIMDARREQAERERYLMAIAAARSEELQKTLIELQQAQAEQKQAEQKYRSIFENAVEGIFQSTLKGRYITVNPMLAQIYGYDGPEELITTVNNIESQVYVDKNRRSQFVYLLQQSDAFWNFESQVYRKDGSIIWISENARVIRNPEGKIIGYEGTVEDITQRKQAEERLEKSLSLLQATLESTADAILAIDQDGQITSYNQKFVELLNISPAWLTEGSFKQGLKILWPQLKQPQNCFSQIRKWRVSPNLEFWDTLEFKEGRILECYSRPQMVGNCTVGRVFSFRDITEATRAEQHIRYQAFHDSLTDLPNRNLLNECLGEVLEQAKNQASPVAVMFLDLDRFKTINDTLGHAIGDKLLQGVAARLKATLGDPNIIARWGGDEFTIILPQVSSRIAATKIAEEIIHTLKPAFFIENHHLHISTSIGIALYPQHGEDGETLIKHADSALYRAKEKGRNTYEVYTPSFDVLASELLELENRLHRALERGEFMLNYQPKVNIKTGEIKGMEALVRWNHPELGLVPPVKFIPLAEETGLIKPIGEWVLNTACRQNKIWIEAGLSAIPIAVNLSVRQFQQPDLVQKVAQILEETGLEARYLTLEITETAAMLDVDFTRQLLRELEQMGVNIALDDFGTGYSSLSYLKQFPLHTLKIDRSFVKDLTVEPADIAIARAVIALGHGLDLNVVAEGVETQEQFDCLRMLDCEEIQGYFFSRPLSSEDATQLLQRMCLQQEVPI
- a CDS encoding ATP-binding protein, which encodes MREINAAVVNISGRQRMLSQRTALFALQLERSQTPEDKTKWRSALRKTITLMEKSHNGLIYGDAALQLPGHPSATVKSMYFEPPIDLDRKIKAYIAAVHQAIAAADGELTPENPHLRYILDEASGPLLDDLDAIVSQYQLESNRQQEAIARQQAELYRQSQIAATLARSQAAELEQALGELKNAQDRLIQSEKMSSLGQLLASVAHELNNPVSFIYGNVNHAIAYVQELLELIERYQQDYPNPSPDLAEYLEEIDFNFIRNDLPKTLSSIKIGSDSMHQLVLSLRNFSRKDEAVMKQVNIHEGIENTLLILQNRLKANGKRQSINIVKDYGKITPIEGFPCQLNQVFMNLIGNAIDALEMKRGDWGEGNEESRLGEEQMLSSPLSSPDEFLPTIHIRTHLSESEQVVIQISDNGAGMSSEVLSSLFHPFFTTKPVGKGTGLGLSISHQIVVEKHGGQIHCRSTPGQGTEFWIELPAKPACRSEKLLQA
- the urtA gene encoding urea ABC transporter substrate-binding protein — protein: MSKTSETGNRCESSVKVGILHSLSGTMAIGEVSLKDAELMAIAEINAAGGVLGKPIEPVIEDGASSATEFAQKARQLIQQDQVVTIFGGWSSASRKAVLPVLEEFNAQLWYPVEYEGLESSPHIFYTGICPNQQVEPALSWAIANKGKRIYLIGSNYVFPRTINKIIRAHLKQQVGEIVGEEYILLGDQDFRDVIPRIKASQADLVFNTLNGDSNIAFYQQYREAGITAADLPILAVSVAEDEVRRIGEAATGHYATWSYFQSVNRPQNQEFVKNFQARYGKNRVTSDPIEAAYTQVYLWKQSVEKAGTFDVDQVRKAAYNQTFEAPGGLVRIEANNHICKTCRIGEILPNGQFKIVWETPEAIAPLPWLGIETLRENVSAVAIEMLGEVSQAIQYSCQMEEKSRQLEMAMAEVKATNERLESTQAELVASETRFRELRSRVELLKRRLSSQIQTSLNIDTILKTAVSEIRNLLSIDRCQFLWYNTECNPPNYEPSQEARDPLQSPDGINNPLAEIPALGKALQQLQLLQLDDVITDRQLDPQSRDLLQVGSIRSLLAVAVQTHSGQKGALVCLHGSSSHPWTESEVELIQDVSIQIAIAIDQAKLYDQSCITATAANAQAAKLKTALHELKQTQAKLIQTEKISSLGSLVAGVAHEINNPVNFIYGNLSYATKYLQELMQLLGLYEKYYGEPPAEILAYREEIELDYLLEDLPQMISSMRVGAERIGELARSLRNFSRADTGELKVTDIHEGLKSTLLILHHRLKANPYCGAIATIEQFGELPLVECYPSQLNQVFMNAIGNAIDALEEMTGKWNTSNADEGNGNHLMNGDRLGKPSASEPGEMSLSDQDLSQSPLPVYQLPLPTIWIRTEVVRDEAVAIRVADNGPGMTSEVREQLFEAFFTTKPEGKGTGLGLSISYQIVVERHGGSISCISEPGRGTEFRIVIPIRQGGKVRASDPASDAIPSLMGGGS